One stretch of Sphaerochaeta sp. DNA includes these proteins:
- a CDS encoding serine/threonine-protein phosphatase encodes MNDIFIDVDYDQIYKHDQEIGGDVFLLSKNPDSNQIVATLSDGLGSGVKANVLASLTAHMAHKLSFSDMDLTHSARIIMNTLPVCKERKISYATFTIVDIRYPSMKDISMSLVEYDNPPVLRFSGSQEISWNRDLIDLKRPGAFKQEILKRSEFSMKNGDRLVMFSDGVTQSGMGSTMPLGWRLDGVRQFAKACIERDPDISSHELSRAIVQHAYSLDGLCSKDDITCSVVYVRSPRRTLVVTGPPFTKDNDAALGEKIRSFNGRKIVAGGTTALIVSRLFGSPIHVDMVHWSKDVPPFSSMDGIDLVTEGMLTLSKVVKVLEEKTPEAMLPDDAVRRFVHILLDSDQVHFIVGTKINEAHQDPNIPAEIGIRRTMIARLRKVLEEHYLKETSLEYM; translated from the coding sequence ATGAACGATATCTTCATCGACGTGGATTATGATCAGATATACAAACACGACCAGGAAATCGGCGGGGACGTGTTTCTGCTGTCCAAAAATCCGGACAGCAATCAGATCGTCGCCACGTTGAGTGATGGACTGGGCAGTGGGGTGAAGGCAAACGTCCTCGCCTCACTGACGGCTCACATGGCCCACAAGCTGTCGTTCAGCGACATGGATCTGACCCACAGCGCCCGGATCATCATGAACACGCTTCCCGTCTGCAAGGAGCGGAAGATCAGCTACGCCACGTTCACCATCGTCGACATCCGCTACCCGTCGATGAAGGACATCAGCATGTCGCTGGTGGAGTACGACAACCCTCCGGTGCTGCGGTTCTCCGGCAGCCAGGAGATTTCCTGGAACCGTGATTTGATCGATCTGAAGCGTCCCGGGGCGTTCAAGCAGGAGATCCTGAAACGTTCCGAGTTTTCCATGAAGAACGGGGACCGGCTGGTGATGTTCAGTGATGGCGTCACCCAAAGCGGCATGGGTTCGACGATGCCGTTGGGATGGCGTCTGGATGGCGTGCGGCAGTTCGCCAAGGCGTGCATTGAGCGTGATCCGGACATCTCCAGCCATGAGCTGTCCCGGGCGATCGTCCAGCACGCCTATTCGCTGGATGGGCTGTGCAGCAAGGACGACATCACCTGTTCGGTGGTGTATGTCCGGAGTCCCCGCCGTACCCTGGTGGTCACCGGACCCCCGTTCACCAAGGACAACGACGCCGCGCTGGGGGAGAAGATCCGCTCGTTCAACGGCAGGAAGATCGTCGCCGGTGGCACCACCGCCTTGATCGTCAGCCGTCTGTTCGGCTCCCCGATCCACGTGGACATGGTGCACTGGTCCAAGGATGTGCCGCCGTTCTCGTCGATGGACGGCATTGACCTGGTCACCGAGGGGATGCTGACGCTGAGCAAGGTGGTCAAGGTGCTGGAGGAGAAGACGCCGGAGGCGATGTTGCCGGATGACGCGGTGCGACGGTTCGTCCACATTCTGCTGGACAGCGACCAGGTGCACTTCATCGTCGGCACCAAGATCAACGAGGCGCACCAGGATCCCA